The stretch of DNA AGACAGAGCGCCCGGGTTCGCCAGCTTCTGGAGCTGGTCGGGCTGAGCGACTGCGCCGACCGCTGGCCTCATCAGCTCTCCGGCGGCCAGCAGCAGCGCGTCGCCCTGGCCCGGGCGCTGGCCTACGACCCGCCGGTGCTGCTGATGGACGAGCCGCTGTCGGCCCTGGACAAGAGACTGCGCGAGGAGATCCAGCTCGAGTTGCGCCGCATCCACCAGGAAACCGGCGTCACCATCCTCTATGTCACACACGACCAGGAGGAGGCGCTGCGCCTGTCCGACCGTATCGCCGTGTTCAGCCACGGCCGCATCGAGCAGATCGGCACCGGCGAGGAACTCTATGAGAACCCCGCCACGCACTTCGTGGCCGGTTTCGTCGGCAACTCCAACTTCTTGCCGGTGCGGGTGGAAACCACGGTCGGTGCCACGGCCAGGGTGGTGTTCCCCGACGGCAACGCACTGGCCGCCGCTCGGCTGCGCGCGCCGCTGCGCCCGGGCGATGGCGGCATGCTCATGGTGCGGCCGGAGCGCATGCGCATCCGCGCCGCGAGGCCGCACGAGGCAGGTAACGGTCTCGGCGTCACCGTCCGCGACATGACCTATCTGGGCGACAGTCTGCACTTCACCGCGGTGACGGCCTGGCATCAGGAACTCGCAGTGCGCATGCCGATGACGCTGAAGGGGGAGCACGGGCTCTGCGTCGGCGCCGCCGCCCGAATCGAATGGGACGCCGCGCAGAGCCACGTCTTCGCCCAGCATTGATGTAGGATCGCGGCTAATCTTCGCACCATGCAGAATGTTTCAGGTTCCGCACGAGAAAAGCGTATGTTGCCGCAGGATCGTTCACTGAAGATCGACCGCAGCGTGAAGACGCTGCGCGAGTTGACCCTGGAGAAGATGCGGGATGCCATCTTCCGGCTCTATTTCAAGCCCGGCGAACGGCTGGTGGAGCGCACCCTGTGCGATCAACTCGGGGTCAGCCGTTCCGTGGTGCGCGAGGTGCTGCGCCATCTGGAGGCGGAGGGTCTGGTGGAGACGGTCCCGCACCAGGGGCCGATCGTGGCCCGGCTGGACGCCGACAAGACCGCGCAGATCTACGAGTTGCGGGCGCTGCTGGAGAGCCATGCGGCGCGCGCCTGCGCCGAGCGCGCCGACGACGCCACCGTGGCCCGGCTCGGCGCGGCGGTGGAGAGGATGGCGCAAGCCTTCGCGGCGGGCGATTCTACCGGCATCCGCGAGGCCACCACCACGTTCTACGAAGAGCTGTTCGCCGGCAGCGGCAAAGCGGTGGCGTGGGACATCGTGCAGTCGCTCAATGCGCGCATCAACCACCTGCGTGCCATGACCATCAGCACGCCGGGGCGCTACCAGGCCTCGTTCGCCGAGATCATGGAGATCTACGAAGCGGTGAAGCGCCGCGATCCGGACGCCGCGTACGCGGCCAGTGCCCGCCACGTGCAGAATGCTGCGGCCATCGCCATGCGGCTGCTAGCCGAGATCGACCCGGCCCGCGAGGCATAGTCAAGACAAGCCCCCAAGCCCCTCGCTACCGACTCCCATACGGCTGGACGGGATGGGGCCGCTCAGAGCGGCGCCAGATCCTGCACCACGCCCAGCAACCATTCGCGGAAGTGCCGGAAAGCCAGGGAGTCCTGCGCTTCCTCGCGGTACAGCAGATACCAGCGCTGCGCCTCGTCGAGGCCGGGCCCGAACGGTGCCACCAGCCGCCTCGCCGCCAGGTCGTCCTGCACGTAGGGCTCGCGCGCCAGCGCCACCCCCAGCCCGTCCAGGGCCGCCAGCAGGGCATAGGCGGTGAAATCGAACACCAGCGTCTGGGTGGTGGGCGGCGTCAACCCCTGGGCAGCGAACCAGCGCGGCCAGTCATCCGGCGCCTGACTGACCCGTAGCAGAGTCTCCCCGGCCAGATCGGCGGGGCGGCGCAGGCGGGCGGCGATCTCGGGGCGGCATACCGGCAGCAGGCGGGCGTGGAACAGCGCATCGCCGCGCAAGCCGGGCGGCACCGCCGGCAGCAGGCGGATGGCGGCATTCCAGTCGGGACGCAGTTCCGGCGTCTCGCTGGGCAGGGCGGTGGTGAGGCGCACGTCAATGTCTGGGTGCAGCGCGTGGAAGCGCGCCAGTCGCGGGATCAGCCAGCGCATGGCAAAGCTCGGTCCGGCGGCCAGGGTCAGCACCCGCGTATCCTGCTGCCGGCGCAGTTCCGCCACCCCCTGGCTGAGGCGGGCGAAGCCGGCGCTGAGATGGGGCAGCAGGCGGGTGCCGGCGGCGGTGAGGGTGAGGGCATTGGCGTGGCGCTCGAACAGCCGCACCTGGAGCTGGTCTTCGACCAGCTTGACTAGACGGCTGACCGCGGTCTGGGTGACGCACAGCTCAACGGCGGCGGCGGTGAAGCTGCCCAGGCGGGCGGCGGCCTCGACCGCGCGCAGACCTTTCAGGGAAGGTAGGGCGGACATCGCAGAACCCCAATAAAAACTCGGTCTAAGCCTGCCATAAGCTCGTTTGTGACGGAAGCCATAATCGGGGATGCTGTCGCCATACCCCAAGCTTTCCAGAGAGTCTACGGATGTCCGGCCTGATCCTGATCCTGCCCGCCACCGCCCTGGCGGTGCTGATCACCGCCTTCCTCTCCGGCATCTTCGGCATGCTCGGCGGCGTCGTCCTGCTCGGTCTGCTGCTGGCCGTGCTTCCGGTGCCGGCGGCGATGAGCCTGCACGCGGTCACGCAGATGGCCTCGACCGGCTGGCGTGCCTGGCTGTGGCGGCGTTACGTGCGCTGGCAGGTGCTGCCGGGTTATGCCGCCGGCTCACTGGCGAGCTTCGCCCTGTTCACGGCGCTCGGCCTGGTGCTGGGCAAGGCCTGGGTCTATCTGGGGCTCGGGCTGACGCCGTTTCTGGCCGCTGCCCTGCCGGTGCGCTGGGCGCCGGATATCACCCGCCGCGGCATGCCGCTGCTGTGCGGAGCGCTGGTGACCGGGCTGCAGTTGCTGGCCGGAGTGGCCGGGACGCTGCTCGATGTGTTCTTCCTGCGCAGCAATCTGGACCGGCGCACGGTGGTGGCCACCAAAGCGCTTACCCAGGTGCTGGGCCATGGTCTCAAGCTGGCCTATTTCGCGCCGCTGGCCATGACCGAGGGCGAGGGGGTCGCGGGCGCGCTGTACGCCGTGGCCATCGTCTGCGCCCTGGCCGGCAACAGCCTCGGGCA from Nevskiales bacterium encodes:
- a CDS encoding ABC transporter ATP-binding protein, translated to RQSARVRQLLELVGLSDCADRWPHQLSGGQQQRVALARALAYDPPVLLMDEPLSALDKRLREEIQLELRRIHQETGVTILYVTHDQEEALRLSDRIAVFSHGRIEQIGTGEELYENPATHFVAGFVGNSNFLPVRVETTVGATARVVFPDGNALAAARLRAPLRPGDGGMLMVRPERMRIRAARPHEAGNGLGVTVRDMTYLGDSLHFTAVTAWHQELAVRMPMTLKGEHGLCVGAAARIEWDAAQSHVFAQH
- a CDS encoding GntR family transcriptional regulator, whose amino-acid sequence is MLPQDRSLKIDRSVKTLRELTLEKMRDAIFRLYFKPGERLVERTLCDQLGVSRSVVREVLRHLEAEGLVETVPHQGPIVARLDADKTAQIYELRALLESHAARACAERADDATVARLGAAVERMAQAFAAGDSTGIREATTTFYEELFAGSGKAVAWDIVQSLNARINHLRAMTISTPGRYQASFAEIMEIYEAVKRRDPDAAYAASARHVQNAAAIAMRLLAEIDPAREA
- a CDS encoding LysR substrate-binding domain-containing protein, which gives rise to MSALPSLKGLRAVEAAARLGSFTAAAVELCVTQTAVSRLVKLVEDQLQVRLFERHANALTLTAAGTRLLPHLSAGFARLSQGVAELRRQQDTRVLTLAAGPSFAMRWLIPRLARFHALHPDIDVRLTTALPSETPELRPDWNAAIRLLPAVPPGLRGDALFHARLLPVCRPEIAARLRRPADLAGETLLRVSQAPDDWPRWFAAQGLTPPTTQTLVFDFTAYALLAALDGLGVALAREPYVQDDLAARRLVAPFGPGLDEAQRWYLLYREEAQDSLAFRHFREWLLGVVQDLAPL
- a CDS encoding TSUP family transporter, coding for MSGLILILPATALAVLITAFLSGIFGMLGGVVLLGLLLAVLPVPAAMSLHAVTQMASTGWRAWLWRRYVRWQVLPGYAAGSLASFALFTALGLVLGKAWVYLGLGLTPFLAAALPVRWAPDITRRGMPLLCGALVTGLQLLAGVAGTLLDVFFLRSNLDRRTVVATKALTQVLGHGLKLAYFAPLAMTEGEGVAGALYAVAIVCALAGNSLGQRLLERMSDRQFRRWSQGFTLALGAFYLVQGVQAMLAEP